The genomic DNA gggggggggcgggCCGCGCACGCGTCCGGCTGTCGGGTGTCCGCGCGTCCCGGCcgccgtgcctcagtttccccgtcgccgcggggggcggggggggaggCGGACGCACCGATGTCCGCCGTGCGCCCGGCTCCCTCCCCAGGCTCCCACCGCCCCGGGCGGGGGCTCGGCCGGACCCGCGCGGCCGCTCCACGTGCGACGGTGGGAGAACCGAGAGCCGCCCGTGGCTGCGGGGGCACCGCGCGCCGCTCCGCCCCGCGTGGGGTTCGAGGCCGCGGAGCCCCGCCGTGCGTGTCaccgccccgccgcctccctGTCCCTCACACGGGGTCGAATGCGGACCGGCGGGGACGCTCCTCGCTGCGCTCACGGCTCCGTCGCGACCCCACGCGTGAGGACGCCCCGATGCCGCCGGGATGTCACGGCACAGCTGACGGATAAAGCCACGGCCCACGCGTCCAAACCCTGCGGCGCTGAGAGCGGAGCGCGGCGGATGTCACGGCCACGCCGCGGGCACGCGGCCACCGGCGGGCATTTCGGCAGCCACCTCCAGCGTGCTTCTGCGTCCCACCTGTGCGCGTCCCCGCTCCGCACCGGCGCAGCAGCGCCCTCCGGGGACGTGGCCCCGTGGCCTCACGCCGCTGAGCGCGGGGACGTCGCGCTGCCACGTCCTGCTGTCCCGCTGCCGCCGCCTCGCGCTGTGTTCGTCCCTGCCAGGCTGTGGCGTGGCCCCCGGGGTCACCTGGCGCGGCCACCGCGGCCACCTGCTGTGGGCACCGCGGCTGCTGTCCATGGTGAAGCGCCCGGCGCTGCTGTCCCTGGTGCTGGCCGTGGCACCCGCCCTGGTGGCACCCGCCCTGGTGGCACGGGGCCTTGGGTTTCTTGCTGGTTATGGGAGGTCTGTGGGCCCACGTGGTTGCAGCAAAGCCTGGGTGCCCACAGAGCCATGGGGTGCTGGGGCCGTGGCCTGGCAGTGTGGGCACGGCCTTTGCTGGGAGCGGTGGTGGCGGTGGTGGCGGTGCTCCTGCTGCTCGCCACCATCCCCAGTGGCACTCAGCACGCAGCACTTCTCCCTCCATTCCTGTCCTTCTCCTTCTGTTCCTCCATCCCTCTGTCCTTCCTTCACACCTTTCAGCCCTTTCCTCCTACCCTTCCCTTagtccctttcctcttcccatcccatcctgttGGCCGTCCTTCCATCCCTGcactcctttccttcttccgTCCTCCCTTCTGTCCATCTTTCCTTCCCCCTTATtcatttcctacttttttctgtccatccttctctccctccttttgtatttttgtctgtccatccatccttTCACACCTTTCCTACTTCTTTCCATCCTTCTCTCATCTTTCTGTCCACCCTTCCCTCCCTTCATCCCTCTACTTCCCTTCATTCCTTTGTCTACTTTTTCATGTCTGTCCATCCTTCCCTCactcctttgctttcctgttccATTCTGTtcatccttcccttctctctcttgtCCCTCTCAACGTTTGCATTCACCTTTCCGTCtgtcctccttccctccctttgtCCTTCCTCCCATCCTTCTGTccatccttctctttcttcctttgctctctGTCATTCTCTCCCCTGTTGTCCTTCACCCTTTCCCTAATTCCATCTGTTTGTCCTTCTGCTCATCCTATCCCTATATCTTTCACTCCTACCTCTTTGCTTCCTTCCATCCTTGCTCCTGTCTCTGTCCTCTGTCCCTTTGTCCTTACTGTCTGTCCCCTCATTTCTTCCATCTGTtctgccttcccttccttcctctctttccatCCTCTTTCATTCCTCCATCCCTTCTCTACCTCCATCCATCCGTCCTTTCTTCCACCCATCCCTCTATCCATCCCATTCATACTTGTGTCCtcgtctgtctgtccatccttCCCTCCTGCGCTTTgtcctttcccatttccttctttccttccgTCCCTCCCTTCACTCTTCTCCTCCTTCCGCCCTTCCTGGCTGCACTTCCCATTCATCATTCTGTCCATCCCGCTTCCTTCCGTCCTTCACTTCCTCCCCTCATCCCTCTCCCGTATCCCTCTGTCTgtccatccttccttccttcctttccctgagGTCTTGAAGTGTCGCTGTGGGTAGGGGTGGGCCAGGAGCACACAGGGCTGCTTCCATCTGCCACCCTCATTCCCCCCAACCCATGGGAACCCCACGCCCACCCCCACGCTCTCCCCCAGCTCTAGGCCACCCCAGCCGCCCCGCGTGGCCCTGCCACCACCATGGAGAACGAGCAGCTCCCGGCACCTCCGCCCTCCAGCAGCGCCGGCGGCACCGGCACGACGCCCAGCAGCACCGGCACCACGCGCCCAGCCGCACCGCAGATCTCCGTCTACAGTGGCATTCCTGACCGCCAGACTGTCCAGGTAGGGCTGTGCTGCGCACCCTAACCCTACCCTCACCCTACAaatggggctggggttggggtgCTTGGGTCTCCCCTTGGGTTTAGAGCAGGAACGCTGCATGCACTGGGAGGCTCGGGATACAGGGTGAGGCAGAGCGGCGTTCAGGGTCCTGTGGCCGGGTTGGCTTTGGGATGTTGCGTCCCACGGTCTCACTGCTGCCCCACAGGTGATCCAGCAGGCCCTGCACCGGCAGCCCAACACGGCAGCGCAGTACCTGCAGCAGATGTATGCTgcgcagcagcagcacctgatGCTGCAGACGGCCgcgctgcagcagcagcacctcaccagCGCCCAGCTCCAGAGCCTGGCGGCCGTGCAGCAGGTACACCGCCCCCCGGGGGTCACCCCTAGGTGCCGCAGTGCAATGCACATGCAACGCTTTGCTCCCATCCCCAGGCCAGCCTGGCAGCCAACAGGCAGAGCGGCTCCTCTGGCAGCAACGGCACGCAGCAGGCGCCTGTGCAGCAGCCCACGGTGAGTCCCCGGCTCGCCGGGAGCACCCCGCAGCCCCCACCCCAGCCCCAAAACCCACTGTCCCATTGCAGATCAACCTGGCCACCTcgccagcagcagcccagctcctgaACCGGGCACAGAGTGTCAACCCCGGAGCGTCAGGCATCGCGCAGCAAGCTGTCCTGCTGGGCAACGCCGCCTCACCTGCCCTCACAGCCAGCCAGGCACAGATGTACCTGCGGGCACAGATGGTAAGAGGTGCCTGTCCCCgcggtgctatggggcagctggagctgctggctggccATCACCCTGCAGCAAGTTGGCCCAGACCCACAGGAAGCAGATGCTATAGGGTCCCCTTTGCCCCACGGCTCATAGGGCGCCCATcgctgtgctgcagggtgggCTGGATGCATGCAGAGTCCATCACTCCACCGTACGGTAACCAGAGCCTACAGAACTCATAGGCTTCCTGTCACCTGGCTGTGGGGTAGCCAGGCCCTGTAGGGTGACCCTGAGCTCACAGGGGGCcctttgtgctgctggggggTGCCTGGATCTCCCAGGTTGCCCACTGCTCCACCTTGGGGTGACCAGACCCAAAGCATCACCTGGCTGTGAGGTGCCAGGCCCCTGAGTGGGCACCTGACTCCATAGGGTGAATATTGCCCTGCTTTGAGGTGCCCTGGCCTTATGGGATGCCCAAACCCACAGGGCATGTTTCACCTTACTGTGGGGTGCCCAGACCCCCCAGGGTGACTACACACTGCTCTGAGATCTCCTCGGACTCCATTGAGAGCCCACTGTCCCCTGGGAGTGCCCAGACTACATGGGCTGTTCATCCTATGGGCTGTGTGGGCTTCATGGGGTGTCCCCACCCAGCGGGTGGTACCCAGACCCCAAGAGATGCCCAGACCTATAGAGTGTCTCCTCACCCTCACTGCTGGAGGCCCACCTCAGGATGGTACCCTCTGCAAGGGTAGGGGGGCATCTGGATCCCATGGGACACCTACATCCTACGGAGTGTTTGTCCAGACCCCACGGAGGGCCACTACTCTGATATGGAGTGCCCAGACCCCACAGGGTCACCCAAGGGACATGGGGAACGGCAACACTGAGCAGGGACATGGGCAAGTGTCCCATGTGCCCCGCACTTCTGCCATCACACGAGGACATGGGGGGACGCTCGGGGTGCTCCCCACAACCCTCATATACAGACACTCACCCTTCTCTCCCCCCAGCTCATCTTCACGCCCACGGGCCCCGTCAGCGCCGTCCGGCCCGAGAGCCCTGCACCTGTCCCACCGCCAGCCCCACCACCCGCCCCACCGCCCGCCACCCCCCAGGTGAGCCCCCCCTGCACTCCACATCCTCCATTCCCCCCACCCCACTGACATGCTGCCATTGTAGGTGCACAGCCTGGCGCTGCGCCCCGCCGGCCCCCACCTTCCCGCCCTCGCCATGAAACCCCCTGGCAGCGCTCCACGGGCCGGACCCCCCCGGGTCCCCCCACCCGAGAACCCTGCTGACCACCTCAAAAAGGCTGAGGGCCCCGATGCCCGCACCCACCCCATGGCCCGCACTGCCACTGCCCCTGCTGCCGCCCACCCGCTCGTCACCCCAGGtaaggcacagtgctggggggGGGCTTGGACCGTTGGGTGCTGCAAAGGGCAGCAGGCGTTCACTCTGAAACCTAATGATGGCCCTCCCTGCTGTTTCCCGGGCACCCCATCTGTATCAGGGACCTGTATAGTGTACAGTGCCGGTGGATCAGAGGGGGAGGAGGTTCCTCctcatggctcagctctgggGGTGAAGGCTGttcccctccccagcacccaccAGTCCCCTGGGGTTACCCAACCTCAGGGTGCTGCTGCTACCCCCCCAGGACAGCCTCACCCCAGCCAAGAGTGAATGCTGCCGGGTCAGGAGCAACCTTGGAGGGAGGGGGCTCAGGGATGGCACTGCTGACAAAGCCTCTGGGCCTTATCCCCGCGCTCCCCCCCACAGCCTACGCCCcgctgcagcagccccagttcCTGCAGCAACCACCGAAGCCGATGCAGCAGCAGTTTgtcatccagcagcagcagcagcagcaacagctggCACCCCGCGGGCAGCCCCCCCCGGGTCCAGCTGCCCCCCAGCTCCAGTCACTGccccctgccagccccagcccagccccccCACCCAAAACGGGAGCCCCCCACGGGACGGGGGCGGAAGGCACAGCCCCCAACGGGCACCCCGGCTGCTATGGGGCACCCCGCAAGTTCCAGCACGCCTCCGCCGtcatcctgcagctgcagcccgcCAGCAGCACGGTGAGGGCCCCCCCGGCCCCAGAGAGCAGGGGTGCTGGGGGTCGGGGTGCATGGGGGGCACCGGTGTGCACTCGGGTGGGTGCGCTACGTGCTGTGTGCATGTCAGCTCTGTGCACGTGTGCAACCCTTGTGCCACATCacgtgtgtgtgcatgcacggCTGGTGTGCTCCTGAGCTACGCGCGCGTTGCTTGTGTGCATGACCCGTGCACCGCTGCCTGCTCCGTGTCCAACTGTGCCACATGCATGTGTGCGCAATGGCCCGCgcacagctgtgcacagggcCTGTGCCCTGGGCCACATTTGCACGCGTGTCCATGGCTCACGCACAAGTACGCGCGTGCAAGTGGTTGCAGGCTGCCTCCATGTGCACAGTTCTGCCTGGCCCACGGGCGCGTGAGCGCATTGCCGGCCCTTGCACGCGTGTGTCTGGCCCACGGCCGCGTGTAGCAGCGTCACCCAGAGCCGCGCATCCGCGTGCGCCGCCCGCACACAGACGCCCCGTCCCTCACACCCCGCCGCCCACGTGCGGGGTGCGATCCCGCGCCGCTGACGCTGTCCCCGCCGCAGCCGCCGCTGGGTGCCGCAGAGGCCGCCCGCCGAGacgcgccgcccgccgccagAAGCCCCCCCGCCACCgcgcctcccgccgccgccgccgcccccccgccgccccccggccccgAAGCGCCGCAGGGGGAGAGCGCCGCCGCGCACGGTAAGCGCGGGAAACTGAGGCACGCGGGGAGCGGCGCCGCACGGCCACGCCCCCCGAGGCCACGCCCCCTTttccccgccgccccgcccgcgcCTTTCCCCGAGGCCCCGCCCGCCGAGCGGAGCGCGCGCGCGCGGCGGCGGCCAATGAGGGCGATGGGCGTGGTcaccgcccggccccgccccgccccgcgcagccgccgccgccgccccggcccggcccggccccgctccgcctTTGtccccgctccgccgccgccgccgctgccttTGTCCCCGCCATGGGGCTGCCGCGCCGCTGAGCGCCGCCGGTGAGTGCGAGCCGCCCCGCTCCGGCCCGGCCCGGTGGGCGCTGACCTCACTTCCGCATCCGCCCCCGGCCCGGAGCCGCCGCGGCCCGGTCAGGTGAGGCCCGGGCTtggcggcggggcccggcgcgGCCTAGGACAGAGCGGCGCGGCCTAGCGGGCCTGGGGCGGCCtagcggggcgggggcgggcggcggccgcGTGGAAGCTGACggtttccccccctccccccctcccgtttcccctctccctccttcGCAGAGCCGGGCGCGGAGCGCGTGGAtgcgccgcccgccgcccccgcccccgGCATGACCTCGGGCAGCGGCAGCGCTGCCTCCACCGTCGCCGGCGCCGCCCCGCACAATGGTGAGAACAAACCGCCGCAGGCCGTGGTGAAGCCGCAGATCCTCACGCACGTGATCGAGGGCTTCGTCATCCAGGAGGGCGCCGAGCCCTTCCCGGTACGTCCGTCCCCCCTCCCTCGCCCCTTCCATCCCTAACGCAACGcgctccccccctcccccctgcCCTTCCCGGCCGTTCCCGGCCCCGCTGACGCCACCACGGCACGCAGGTGGGCCGCTCCTCGCTGCTGGTGGGGGGCCTGAAGCCGCAGTAtgcacaggagctgctggcagagcgcGCCCCGCAGCACGACAACACCACAACCACCGACTCTGAGATGGAGGAGCCCTACCTGCAAGGTGAGGGGGCACCCCGAGGTGGGAGCCCCGCGAGGACTCTGTCCCGCCTCGGCTCAGCCACCCACTGCTCTCTCGGCAGTGTCCAAAGAGGAGGGGGCTCCCCCGAAGCTGAAGTGTGAGCTGTGCGGCCGCGTCGACTTCGCCTACAAGTTCAAGCGCTCCAAGCGTTTCTGCTCCATGGCGTGTGCCAAGAGGTACCGGGCTCTGGCCCCCCGCGCCCCTCCCCGGCCCCACTCTcacccccccccacccaccccTTCACCGCTGCCTGCAGGTACAACGTGGGTTGCACGAAGCGCGTGGGGCTGTTCCACCCCGACCGCAACAAGCTGCAGAAGCCAGGAGGGCCCCCCCACAGC from Lagopus muta isolate bLagMut1 chromosome 21, bLagMut1 primary, whole genome shotgun sequence includes the following:
- the PHC2 gene encoding polyhomeotic-like protein 2 isoform X2; the encoded protein is MENEQLPAPPPSSSAGGTGTTPSSTGTTRPAAPQISVYSGIPDRQTVQVIQQALHRQPNTAAQYLQQMYAAQQQHLMLQTAALQQQHLTSAQLQSLAAVQQASLAANRQSGSSGSNGTQQAPVQQPTINLATSPAAAQLLNRAQSVNPGASGIAQQAVLLGNAASPALTASQAQMYLRAQMLIFTPTGPVSAVRPESPAPVPPPAPPPAPPPATPQVHSLALRPAGPHLPALAMKPPGSAPRAGPPRVPPPENPADHLKKAEGPDARTHPMARTATAPAAAHPLVTPAYAPLQQPQFLQQPPKPMQQQFVIQQQQQQQQLAPRGQPPPGPAAPQLQSLPPASPSPAPPPKTGAPHGTGAEGTAPNGHPGCYGAPRKFQHASAVILQLQPASSTPPLGAAEAARRDAPPAARSPPATAPPAAAAAPPPPPGPEAPQGESAAAHEPGAERVDAPPAAPAPGMTSGSGSAASTVAGAAPHNGENKPPQAVVKPQILTHVIEGFVIQEGAEPFPVGRSSLLVGGLKPQYAQELLAERAPQHDNTTTTDSEMEEPYLQVSKEEGAPPKLKCELCGRVDFAYKFKRSKRFCSMACAKRYNVGCTKRVGLFHPDRNKLQKPGGPPHSRRRTCKVPTLSKDTKKQTPVSLPPGSGPLSVTASLQLNHSQEDSSRCSDNSSYEEPLSPISASSSTSRRRQAERDLELHDMELRDMELPDMHVRELAGIGHRFLPSEPSKWNVEDVYEFIRSLPGCQEIAEEFRAQEIDGQALLLLKEDHLMSTMNIKLGPALKIYARISMLKDS